One genomic window of Moorella glycerini includes the following:
- a CDS encoding shikimate dehydrogenase has protein sequence MHRFAFMIHPLDISDITRKFPLARHLPAGLLERAVRYLPPLKTSYITGVRSPYGETEGWFVACPLTTRQMLSLPEKFVIERIIRTGRLAEKLGAEILGLGAMTSVVGDAGITVARNLNIAVTTGNSYTVATAIEATEKAAAMMDIDLPRAEVAIVGATGAIGAVCAKILARRCQNLTLIARNETKLARLAGEIKATSGLKARITSHSREALRRADVIITVTSAVDTVIEPGDLKPGAVVCDVARPRDVSRRVAEMRDDVLVIDGGVVEVPGKVNFNFNFGYPPGLAYACMAETMILALEGRIENFTLGRELTVEQIDTINRLAAKHGFRVAGFRSFELPVSAARVAAIRERARRKAALAR, from the coding sequence TTGCACAGGTTCGCCTTTATGATCCATCCCCTGGACATCAGCGATATTACCAGGAAATTTCCCCTCGCCCGCCACCTGCCGGCCGGCCTACTGGAACGGGCGGTGCGCTATCTTCCTCCCCTGAAAACCTCGTATATTACCGGTGTCCGTTCCCCCTACGGTGAAACGGAGGGGTGGTTCGTAGCCTGTCCCCTGACTACGCGTCAGATGTTAAGCTTGCCGGAAAAATTTGTTATCGAGCGTATTATTCGCACCGGCCGCCTGGCAGAAAAATTAGGAGCCGAAATCCTGGGGCTGGGGGCCATGACTTCCGTAGTCGGCGATGCCGGGATTACTGTGGCCCGCAATTTAAATATAGCGGTGACCACCGGCAACAGTTATACCGTAGCTACGGCCATAGAAGCTACGGAAAAGGCGGCGGCCATGATGGATATTGACTTGCCCCGGGCCGAGGTAGCCATTGTTGGAGCGACAGGTGCCATTGGCGCCGTGTGTGCTAAAATCCTGGCCCGCCGTTGCCAGAATCTAACCCTTATTGCCCGCAATGAAACAAAACTGGCCCGCCTGGCCGGTGAGATAAAGGCTACTAGCGGTTTAAAAGCCAGGATAACCAGCCATTCCCGGGAAGCCCTCCGCCGCGCCGATGTCATTATTACCGTTACCTCGGCGGTAGATACCGTCATCGAGCCCGGGGACCTGAAACCGGGGGCAGTAGTTTGCGACGTGGCCCGGCCCCGGGACGTCTCCCGGCGGGTAGCCGAGATGCGCGACGATGTACTGGTGATTGACGGTGGGGTGGTCGAGGTGCCGGGCAAGGTCAACTTTAACTTTAATTTCGGTTACCCGCCGGGTTTAGCCTATGCCTGCATGGCGGAAACCATGATCCTGGCCCTGGAGGGGAGAATTGAAAACTTTACCCTGGGCCGGGAGTTAACGGTAGAACAGATCGATACCATCAACCGCCTGGCGGCCAAACACGGCTTTCGCGTGGCCGGCTTTCGCAGTTTCGAGCTGCCGGTTTCCGCAGCCAGGGTGGCAGCCATCCGGGAGCGGGCCCGCCGTAAAGCAGCCCTGGCCCGTTAA
- a CDS encoding polyprenyl synthetase family protein, with translation MTRTEIKAVLTQAVATPNPLLQQLLNHALTGGKGLRPTLVLLCARFGMHDTLEVQQVAVAIELIHLASLVHDDVLDGATVRRNLPALHCLYGTVAAVLTGDYLFATAFGLLARSKKAVLTTVTEAIRSMCSGEIQQLTVTGPDTKAYFTYIGQKTATLFSAACRCGGILCRLKRPQQDYLAKFGWHLGLAYQVVDDYLDLFGSAAKMGKPNRQDLARGILTLPVLRLLELSPQAALWQEKISRGLTATETEELIAAARHLNCDEFTAAVAGEQIALALEALDKLPVNPAREELALLATRTLAPLEELI, from the coding sequence TTGACCCGGACGGAGATAAAAGCAGTCTTAACGCAAGCTGTTGCCACTCCGAATCCCCTGTTGCAGCAACTCTTGAACCATGCCCTCACCGGCGGTAAGGGCCTGCGGCCTACCTTAGTTTTATTATGTGCCCGTTTCGGCATGCATGATACCCTGGAAGTCCAGCAAGTGGCGGTCGCCATAGAACTTATTCACCTGGCCTCCCTGGTCCACGATGACGTCCTGGACGGGGCGACCGTCCGCCGCAACCTGCCGGCACTCCATTGCCTCTATGGGACCGTGGCCGCCGTCCTCACCGGTGATTACCTCTTTGCGACCGCCTTTGGTCTCCTGGCCAGAAGCAAAAAAGCCGTTCTCACCACGGTTACCGAAGCCATCCGCTCCATGTGTAGCGGGGAAATCCAGCAATTAACAGTTACTGGCCCCGACACAAAGGCCTATTTCACCTATATCGGCCAAAAAACGGCCACCCTCTTCAGTGCCGCCTGCCGTTGCGGTGGTATCCTCTGCCGTTTAAAGCGTCCCCAGCAGGATTATTTAGCCAAATTCGGCTGGCACCTCGGGCTGGCCTACCAGGTTGTTGACGATTACCTTGATCTTTTCGGCTCCGCCGCCAAGATGGGCAAACCCAACCGCCAGGACCTGGCTCGCGGCATCCTTACCCTGCCTGTTTTACGCTTGTTAGAGCTTTCTCCACAGGCCGCCCTGTGGCAGGAAAAAATAAGCCGCGGCCTGACAGCCACGGAAACAGAGGAACTGATTGCTGCCGCCCGGCACTTAAACTGTGATGAATTTACGGCTGCCGTAGCAGGAGAGCAAATTGCCCTGGCCCTGGAGGCCCTGGATAAACTACCGGTAAACCCGGCCCGGGAAGAGCTGGCTTTACTGGCTACCCGTACCCTGGCCCCCCTCGAGGAATTAATTTAA
- the lysS gene encoding lysine--tRNA ligase: MLEVENDLIAVRLEKLKQLQEEGIDPYGGRFERTHTTAAVHQYFDELAGQEVTLAGRILAIRGHGKASFVDLQDRDGRLQLYIRIDNVGPETYEFFRRLDIGDIIGVKGKVFRTHRGEISLEVHQLTMLCKSLRPLPEKWHGLRDVDLRYRQRYLDLIVNPEVRRVFITRAGVLRAIRTFLDSRGFLEVETPSMHTIPGGAAARPFITHHNALDIDLYLRIALELHLKRLLVGGLEKVYEMGRIFRNEGISTKHNPEFTMLELYQAYADYEDMMTLLEEMVAFVAREALGTTTVTYQGEELDLAPPWPRLTMFAAIEKYTGVDFSRLTTREEAWQAAAGLGVEVEPGLEWGKIVNEVFEARVEPHLVQPTFILDYPVAISPLAKRKKENPQLTYRFEAFIAGRELANAFSELNDPLDQRRRFEAQMAARAAGDEEAHMLDEDFLRALEYGMPPAGGMGIGIDRLVMILTDAPSIRDVILFPTMRPREE; encoded by the coding sequence ATTTTGGAAGTTGAAAACGATTTAATAGCGGTGCGCCTGGAAAAGTTAAAGCAGCTCCAGGAGGAAGGCATCGACCCTTATGGGGGTCGTTTTGAGCGTACCCATACCACGGCAGCCGTTCACCAGTATTTTGACGAACTGGCAGGGCAGGAAGTAACCCTGGCGGGACGGATCCTGGCTATCAGGGGGCATGGTAAAGCCTCCTTTGTTGATTTACAGGACCGGGACGGTCGCCTCCAGCTCTATATCCGCATCGACAATGTTGGCCCGGAAACCTATGAATTTTTCCGGAGGCTGGATATCGGTGACATTATTGGTGTTAAAGGCAAGGTCTTTCGCACCCACCGCGGGGAAATCTCCCTGGAAGTCCATCAACTAACCATGCTGTGTAAGAGTTTACGCCCCCTGCCGGAGAAATGGCACGGCTTGCGGGATGTAGATTTGCGCTACCGGCAGCGCTACCTCGACCTCATTGTCAACCCGGAAGTAAGGCGGGTATTTATTACCAGGGCCGGGGTTTTACGGGCCATACGCACCTTTCTGGATAGCCGGGGCTTTTTAGAGGTGGAAACACCGAGCATGCACACCATCCCCGGCGGGGCGGCGGCGCGGCCCTTTATTACCCACCATAATGCCCTGGATATCGATCTTTATTTGCGCATTGCCCTGGAGCTGCACTTAAAGCGGCTGCTGGTGGGCGGCCTGGAAAAGGTCTACGAGATGGGCCGTATTTTCCGCAACGAAGGCATATCCACCAAACACAACCCCGAATTTACCATGCTGGAGTTGTACCAGGCCTATGCCGACTATGAAGATATGATGACCCTCCTGGAGGAGATGGTGGCCTTTGTCGCCAGGGAAGCCCTGGGGACGACTACCGTTACTTACCAGGGCGAGGAATTGGATTTGGCCCCGCCCTGGCCGAGGTTAACCATGTTTGCGGCCATTGAGAAATATACCGGAGTGGACTTTTCCAGGCTAACAACGAGGGAAGAGGCCTGGCAGGCGGCAGCAGGCCTGGGGGTGGAAGTCGAACCCGGCCTGGAATGGGGGAAAATCGTTAACGAAGTCTTTGAGGCCAGGGTGGAACCCCACCTGGTCCAGCCCACCTTTATCCTTGATTACCCGGTGGCCATATCCCCCCTGGCCAAAAGGAAAAAAGAAAACCCGCAACTTACTTACCGCTTCGAAGCCTTTATAGCCGGGCGGGAACTGGCCAATGCCTTCTCCGAACTGAATGACCCCCTGGACCAGCGCCGGCGCTTTGAAGCCCAGATGGCCGCCCGGGCAGCAGGTGATGAAGAAGCCCACATGCTGGATGAAGACTTCCTGCGCGCCCTGGAGTATGGCATGCCCCCGGCCGGCGGCATGGGTATCGGCATTGATCGCCTGGTGATGATCCTGACGGACGCGCCCTCCATCAGGGATGTTATCCTTTTCCCTACCATGCGACCCAGGGAAGAATAA
- a CDS encoding tetraprenyl-beta-curcumene synthase family protein, which yields MPKAAGNLVILGRLLFQAFPAVNKELMRWRHLAASSPEPELSQQALASLTLKKFHCQGGSVYAAWPPRYRQQILQAIVALQTISDYLDNLCDRAGVLDEKAFRQLHLAFTDALSPGRAEHDYYASYPYRQDGGYLQALVRACRQALMVLPGYKIVQEEILNLADLYCRLQATKHIDITRRQERLQSWLEPLLGQIPAPIYWWELAAATGSTLGIFALIAVAAREELTAPEVTRLKNAYFPWIGGLHILLDYFIDQQEDREGGDLNFCAFYCDEEEAGRRLQFFLEQSLEKAQDLPDPAFHLMVVRGLPALYLSDAKVARQKQASTSEAVLRAAGSFSQNLYLLCKTLRRVGVI from the coding sequence ATGCCAAAAGCAGCAGGGAATCTGGTTATCCTGGGGCGCTTGCTTTTCCAGGCCTTTCCGGCGGTGAACAAGGAATTAATGCGCTGGCGACACCTGGCAGCCAGCAGCCCGGAACCGGAACTAAGTCAACAGGCCCTGGCGAGCCTTACTTTAAAGAAGTTCCACTGCCAGGGGGGTAGTGTCTATGCCGCCTGGCCACCCCGGTACCGGCAGCAAATCCTCCAGGCCATTGTAGCCCTGCAAACCATTAGTGACTACCTGGATAACCTCTGTGACCGGGCCGGTGTCCTGGATGAAAAGGCATTTCGCCAGCTGCACCTGGCCTTTACCGATGCCCTGAGTCCAGGGAGGGCAGAGCATGACTATTATGCCAGCTACCCCTACCGCCAGGATGGCGGTTATCTCCAGGCCCTGGTCCGCGCCTGCCGGCAGGCCCTGATGGTACTGCCAGGATATAAAATAGTACAGGAGGAAATCTTGAACCTGGCCGATTTATACTGCCGCCTCCAGGCGACCAAGCATATAGACATAACCAGGCGACAGGAGAGGTTACAGTCCTGGCTGGAACCTTTACTGGGACAAATACCCGCACCTATCTACTGGTGGGAACTGGCGGCAGCCACAGGCTCAACCCTGGGTATCTTTGCCCTTATAGCCGTGGCCGCCAGGGAAGAACTAACGGCGCCGGAGGTAACCAGGCTAAAAAACGCTTATTTTCCCTGGATCGGGGGTTTACATATCCTGCTTGATTACTTTATTGACCAGCAGGAGGACCGGGAAGGGGGCGATCTAAACTTTTGCGCCTTCTACTGCGATGAAGAGGAGGCCGGCCGGCGGTTACAGTTTTTCCTGGAACAGTCCCTGGAAAAGGCACAAGATCTCCCTGACCCTGCCTTCCACCTGATGGTTGTCCGGGGCTTGCCGGCCCTGTACCTTTCCGATGCCAAAGTAGCCAGGCAGAAACAGGCTTCTACCAGCGAGGCGGTCCTCCGGGCTGCCGGTAGCTTCTCCCAGAACCTGTACCTTCTTTGTAAAACCCTGCGGCGGGTTGGCGTAATTTAG
- the greA gene encoding transcription elongation factor GreA, giving the protein MAEKETLLTMSGLKKLEEELEYLKSVKRREVAERLKQAIEFGDISENSEYEDAKNEQAFIEGRILTLEKKLRNARVIDASEVPGDVVSLGSRVTLKDMDAGEELQYEIVGSMEADPAENRISNESPVGKAILGHRIGEIINIQVPAGTLRYQIIDIARGQ; this is encoded by the coding sequence ATGGCAGAAAAAGAAACCTTATTAACCATGAGCGGGTTGAAGAAACTGGAAGAAGAGCTGGAGTACCTTAAATCGGTAAAAAGGCGGGAGGTCGCCGAACGTTTAAAGCAGGCCATTGAGTTCGGCGACATCAGCGAGAACTCCGAATACGAGGACGCCAAAAACGAGCAGGCCTTCATTGAAGGCCGTATTCTTACCCTGGAAAAAAAGCTGCGTAACGCCAGGGTTATTGACGCCAGCGAGGTACCGGGTGACGTTGTCTCCCTGGGCTCCCGGGTCACTTTAAAGGATATGGACGCAGGGGAGGAACTGCAATACGAAATTGTCGGCTCCATGGAAGCCGACCCGGCGGAGAACCGGATTTCCAACGAGTCGCCGGTAGGCAAGGCCATCCTGGGCCATCGTATTGGAGAAATAATAAATATTCAGGTACCGGCCGGGACCCTGCGTTACCAGATAATTGATATAGCCAGAGGGCAATAG